Proteins co-encoded in one Streptomyces sp. JH34 genomic window:
- a CDS encoding TetR/AcrR family transcriptional regulator, whose product MTSERAYHHGDLRRALLTAALDVIAQEGPDALSLRDLARRAGVSHAAPAHHFKDRTGLLTAVAAEGYALFADALADAPGLQERGVAYVRFAAQHPAHFQVMFRPELYRPDDPALLAAKARATEELRAAVGELPRTGDDARAAGIAAWSLAHGFATLLLSGNLDGPVDGRDPAELFRSVAGFLFRSPTTPESS is encoded by the coding sequence ATGACCAGCGAACGCGCCTACCACCACGGCGACCTGCGGCGGGCCCTGCTCACCGCCGCCCTCGACGTCATCGCCCAGGAAGGCCCCGACGCCCTGTCCCTGCGCGACCTGGCACGCCGCGCGGGCGTCTCGCACGCCGCACCGGCCCACCACTTCAAGGACCGCACCGGCCTGCTCACCGCCGTCGCGGCCGAGGGCTACGCACTCTTCGCGGACGCCCTCGCCGACGCCCCCGGCCTCCAGGAACGGGGCGTGGCCTACGTACGGTTCGCCGCCCAACACCCGGCGCACTTCCAGGTGATGTTCCGCCCCGAGCTGTACCGGCCCGACGACCCGGCGCTGCTCGCCGCGAAGGCCCGCGCGACGGAGGAACTACGCGCGGCCGTCGGCGAACTCCCCCGCACCGGCGACGACGCGAGAGCGGCCGGCATCGCGGCCTGGTCCCTCGCCCACGGCTTCGCCACCCTGCTGCTCAGCGGCAATCTGGACGGCCCGGTCGACGGCCGGGACCCCGCGGAACTGTTCCGGTCCGTCGCCGGATTCCTCTTCCGCTCCCCTACGACCCCAGAATCGTCGTGA
- the mfd gene encoding transcription-repair coupling factor has product MSLHGLLDVVVTDPALSEAVKAASDGHRAHVDLVGPPAARPFAVAALAREAGRTVLAVTATGREAEELAAALRTLLPPDTVAEFPSWETLPHERLSPRSDTVGRRLAVLRRLAHPRQDDPETGPVSVVVAPVRSVLQPQVKGLGDLEPVALSSGQTADLGEVVDALAAAAYARVELVEKRGEFAVRGGILDVFPPTEEHPLRVEFWGDDVEEIRYFKIADQRSLEVAEHGLWAPPCRELLLTEDVRTRAAALAEAHPELGELLGKIAEGIAVEGMESLAPVLVDEMELLLDVLPKGSMALVCDPERVRTRAADLVATSQEFLQASWAATAGGGEAPIDVGAASLWGIADVRDRARELGMMWWSTSPFAADEELDGDTLKLGMHAPEAYRGDTARALADTKGWLAEGWRTVYVTEGQGPASRTVEVLGGEGIPARLDQHLTEITPSLVHVSCGAIDHGFVDPALKLAVLTETDLTGQRTASKDLGRMPARRRKSVDPLTLQAGDYIVHEQHGVGRYIEMVQRTVQGATREYLLVEYAPAKRGQPGDRLYIPTDQLEQVTKYVGGEAPTLHRLGGADWTKTKQRAKKAVKEIAADLIKLYSARMAAPGHAFGPDTPWQRELEDAFPYAETPDQLSTIAEVKEDMEKSVPMDRLICGDVGYGKTEIAVRAAFKAVQDGKQVAVLVPTTLLVQQHFGTFTERYAQFPVNVRALSRFQSDTESKATLEGLKDGSVDLVIGTHRLFSSETKFKDLGLVIVDEEQRFGVEHKEQLKKLRANVDVLTMSATPIPRTLEMAVTGIREMSTITTPPEERHPVLTFVGPYEEKQIGAAVRRELLREGQVFYIHNRVESIDRAAARLREIVPEARIATAHGQMGESQLEQVVVDFWEKRFDVLVSTTIVESGIDISNANTLIVERGDNFGLSQLHQLRGRVGRGRDRGYSYFLYPPEKPLTETAHERLATIAQHTEMGAGMYVAMKDLEIRGAGNLLGGEQSGHIAGVGFDLYIRMVGEAVADYRAAVDGGVEEEPPLEVKIELPVDAHVPHDYAPGERLRLQAYRAIASANSEDDIRAVREELTDRYGKLPEPVENLLLVAGLRMLARACGVGEIVLQGPNIRFAPVELRESQELRLKRLHPKTIFKPATRQILVPRPTAGRIGGKPVVGRELLSWTGEFLTTILGS; this is encoded by the coding sequence ATGAGCCTGCACGGTCTGCTGGACGTCGTCGTCACCGACCCGGCGCTCTCCGAAGCGGTGAAGGCCGCATCCGACGGCCACCGGGCCCACGTCGACCTGGTCGGCCCGCCCGCCGCACGCCCCTTCGCGGTGGCCGCGCTGGCCCGCGAGGCCGGGCGCACCGTGCTGGCCGTCACCGCGACCGGCCGCGAGGCCGAGGAGCTGGCCGCGGCGCTGCGGACCCTGCTGCCGCCCGACACCGTGGCGGAGTTCCCCTCCTGGGAGACCCTGCCCCACGAGCGGCTCTCCCCCCGCTCCGACACCGTGGGCCGTCGCCTCGCCGTGCTGCGCCGACTGGCTCACCCCCGACAGGACGACCCGGAGACCGGGCCGGTCAGCGTGGTCGTCGCACCGGTGCGTTCCGTGCTCCAGCCGCAGGTCAAGGGCCTCGGCGACCTGGAACCCGTCGCGCTGAGCAGTGGGCAGACCGCGGATCTGGGCGAGGTCGTGGACGCGCTCGCGGCAGCGGCGTACGCCCGCGTCGAGCTGGTCGAGAAGCGCGGGGAGTTCGCCGTGCGCGGCGGGATCCTGGACGTCTTCCCGCCGACCGAGGAGCACCCCCTGCGGGTGGAGTTCTGGGGCGACGACGTCGAGGAGATCCGCTACTTCAAGATCGCCGACCAGCGGTCCCTGGAGGTCGCCGAGCACGGGCTGTGGGCCCCGCCCTGCCGTGAGCTGCTGCTCACCGAGGACGTACGCACCCGGGCGGCGGCCCTCGCCGAGGCCCACCCGGAGCTGGGTGAGCTGCTGGGGAAGATCGCCGAGGGGATCGCCGTCGAGGGCATGGAGTCGCTGGCCCCGGTGCTCGTGGACGAGATGGAGCTGCTGCTCGACGTCCTGCCGAAGGGTTCGATGGCGCTGGTCTGCGACCCGGAGCGGGTGCGTACCCGGGCGGCGGACCTGGTCGCGACCAGCCAGGAGTTCCTCCAGGCGTCCTGGGCGGCCACGGCGGGAGGCGGCGAGGCCCCGATCGACGTCGGCGCGGCCTCCCTGTGGGGCATCGCCGATGTCCGGGACCGGGCCCGTGAGCTGGGCATGATGTGGTGGTCCACCTCCCCGTTCGCCGCCGACGAGGAACTGGACGGGGACACCCTCAAGCTCGGGATGCACGCCCCGGAGGCCTACCGGGGCGACACCGCCCGGGCGCTCGCCGACACCAAGGGGTGGCTGGCCGAGGGCTGGCGCACGGTGTACGTCACCGAGGGGCAGGGCCCGGCCTCCCGGACGGTCGAGGTGCTCGGCGGCGAGGGCATCCCGGCCCGCCTCGACCAGCACCTGACCGAGATCACGCCGTCGCTCGTCCACGTCTCGTGCGGAGCCATCGACCACGGCTTCGTCGACCCGGCGCTGAAGCTGGCCGTGCTCACCGAGACGGACCTGACCGGGCAGCGCACCGCGAGCAAGGACCTGGGGCGGATGCCCGCCCGCCGCCGCAAGTCCGTCGATCCGCTCACCCTTCAGGCGGGCGACTACATCGTCCACGAACAGCACGGGGTGGGCCGCTACATCGAGATGGTCCAGCGCACGGTGCAGGGCGCGACCCGTGAGTACCTCCTGGTCGAGTACGCCCCCGCCAAGCGAGGCCAGCCCGGCGACCGGCTGTACATCCCGACCGACCAGCTGGAGCAGGTCACCAAGTACGTCGGCGGCGAGGCCCCGACCCTGCACCGGCTCGGGGGCGCCGACTGGACGAAGACCAAGCAGCGCGCCAAGAAGGCGGTCAAGGAGATCGCCGCCGACCTGATCAAGCTGTACTCGGCGCGGATGGCGGCCCCCGGCCACGCCTTCGGGCCGGACACCCCGTGGCAGCGCGAGCTGGAGGACGCCTTCCCGTACGCGGAGACGCCCGACCAGCTGTCGACGATCGCCGAGGTCAAGGAGGACATGGAGAAGTCCGTCCCGATGGACCGGCTGATCTGCGGTGACGTCGGGTACGGCAAGACGGAGATCGCGGTGCGCGCGGCCTTCAAGGCGGTCCAGGACGGCAAGCAGGTCGCGGTGCTCGTGCCGACGACGCTGCTGGTCCAGCAGCACTTCGGGACGTTCACCGAGCGGTACGCGCAGTTCCCCGTCAACGTCCGGGCGCTGAGCCGCTTCCAGTCGGACACCGAGTCGAAGGCGACGCTGGAGGGGCTGAAGGACGGGTCCGTGGACCTGGTCATCGGCACGCACCGGCTGTTCTCGTCGGAGACGAAGTTCAAGGACCTGGGCCTGGTCATCGTCGACGAGGAGCAGCGCTTCGGTGTCGAGCACAAGGAGCAGCTGAAGAAGCTCCGGGCCAACGTGGACGTGCTGACGATGTCGGCGACGCCCATCCCCCGTACGCTCGAGATGGCCGTCACGGGCATCCGCGAGATGTCGACGATCACGACGCCCCCCGAGGAGCGGCACCCCGTCCTCACGTTCGTCGGGCCGTACGAGGAGAAGCAGATCGGCGCGGCGGTGCGGCGTGAACTCCTGCGTGAGGGCCAGGTCTTCTACATCCACAACCGGGTCGAGTCCATCGACCGGGCCGCGGCGCGGCTGCGCGAGATCGTGCCCGAGGCGCGGATCGCGACGGCGCACGGGCAGATGGGCGAGAGTCAGCTGGAGCAGGTCGTCGTCGACTTCTGGGAGAAGAGGTTCGACGTGCTGGTCTCCACGACGATCGTCGAGTCCGGCATCGACATCTCCAACGCCAACACGCTGATCGTGGAGCGCGGCGACAACTTCGGGCTCTCGCAGCTGCACCAGCTGCGTGGCCGTGTCGGCCGCGGCCGGGACCGGGGCTACTCCTACTTCCTGTACCCGCCGGAGAAGCCGCTGACGGAGACCGCGCACGAGCGTCTGGCGACCATCGCCCAGCACACCGAGATGGGTGCGGGCATGTACGTCGCGATGAAGGACCTGGAGATCCGCGGCGCGGGGAACCTGCTCGGTGGTGAGCAGTCCGGCCACATCGCGGGGGTCGGCTTCGACCTGTACATCCGGATGGTCGGCGAGGCGGTGGCGGACTACCGGGCGGCGGTGGACGGCGGCGTCGAGGAGGAGCCGCCGCTGGAGGTCAAGATCGAGCTGCCGGTCGACGCGCACGTCCCGCACGACTACGCCCCGGGGGAGCGGCTGCGTCTCCAGGCGTACCGCGCCATCGCCTCCGCGAACTCGGAGGACGACATCCGGGCGGTGCGTGAGGAGCTCACCGACCGCTACGGCAAGCTGCCGGAGCCGGTGGAGAACCTCCTGCTGGTGGCGGGCCTGCGGATGCTGGCCCGGGCCTGCGGGGTGGGCGAGATCGTGTTGCAGGGGCCGAACATCCGCTTCGCGCCGGTGGAGCTACGCGAGTCGCAGGAGCTGCGGCTGAAGCGGCTGCACCCCAAGACGATCTTCAAGCCGGCCACGCGCCAGATCCTGGTGCCGCGCCCGACAGCGGGCCGGATCGGCGGGAAGCCGGTCGTGGGCCGCGAACTCCTTTCGTGGACCGGGGAGTTCCTCACGACGATTCTGGGGTCGTAG
- a CDS encoding HNH endonuclease family protein, which translates to MVSVAVAAVLVGGCDGLEQGGSSAGSAPDAAAGRVVSPLTNPDGTKPGLAALTSEADKADARKLIQGLTTKGRGPKTGYERDEFGYAWMDTADGVPLARNGCDTRNDLLKLHGRHVRFRSGSDCVVVSMDLYDPYTGKDIAWKKAKAAEVQIDHVVPLSYSWQMGAARWPADKRRQLANDVLNLLPVEGRANSAKRDSGPASWLPPDKEIRCSYAVRFAQVAEKYELPVTTADKATMLRQCQD; encoded by the coding sequence GTGGTCTCGGTCGCCGTGGCCGCCGTGCTCGTCGGGGGCTGTGACGGCCTGGAGCAGGGCGGAAGCTCCGCAGGCTCCGCACCGGACGCGGCGGCCGGCCGGGTGGTGAGCCCGCTGACGAATCCCGACGGGACGAAGCCGGGGCTCGCCGCGCTCACGTCGGAAGCGGACAAGGCCGACGCGCGCAAGCTCATCCAGGGACTCACCACGAAGGGGCGCGGGCCGAAGACGGGTTACGAGCGCGATGAGTTCGGCTACGCGTGGATGGACACGGCGGACGGGGTGCCGCTGGCGAGGAACGGTTGTGACACGCGGAACGACCTGTTGAAACTCCATGGGCGGCACGTGCGGTTCCGTTCGGGTTCCGACTGCGTGGTCGTTTCGATGGACCTGTACGACCCGTACACCGGCAAGGACATCGCCTGGAAGAAGGCCAAGGCCGCCGAGGTGCAGATAGACCACGTGGTCCCGCTGTCCTACAGCTGGCAGATGGGCGCCGCCCGATGGCCGGCCGACAAGCGCAGGCAGCTGGCGAACGACGTGCTCAATCTGCTTCCTGTCGAGGGGCGCGCCAACTCGGCGAAGCGGGACTCGGGGCCCGCGTCCTGGTTGCCGCCGGACAAGGAGATCCGGTGCTCGTACGCGGTGCGGTTCGCGCAGGTCGCCGAAAAGTACGAGCTCCCGGTGACGACGGCGGACAAGGCCACGATGCTGCGGCAGTGTCAGGACTGA